The Paeniglutamicibacter sulfureus genome includes a region encoding these proteins:
- the rplJ gene encoding 50S ribosomal protein L10, with protein sequence MATPTKVSAVEEITADFKESTAAVLTEYRGLTVAQLKQLRRSLGADTKYAVVKNTLTGIAAKEAGIEAFEGQLAGPTAIAFIKGDAIAAAKSLTDFAKDNKQLIIKTGYFEGKALDATEVAALAALESREFQLARVAGVLLAPASAAVRTIEALRAKLEEANGGAAEAPAEAEAPAAEAATEEA encoded by the coding sequence ATGGCAACGCCGACTAAGGTTTCCGCAGTTGAGGAAATCACCGCCGACTTCAAGGAGTCGACCGCCGCTGTCCTGACCGAATACCGTGGGCTTACTGTTGCGCAGCTCAAGCAGCTTCGCCGTTCACTTGGTGCAGATACCAAGTACGCGGTAGTGAAGAACACCTTGACTGGTATCGCAGCAAAGGAAGCCGGCATCGAAGCATTCGAAGGCCAGCTTGCTGGCCCGACTGCAATCGCCTTTATCAAGGGTGATGCAATCGCTGCCGCTAAGAGCCTCACGGATTTTGCTAAGGACAACAAGCAGCTCATCATCAAGACCGGTTACTTCGAGGGCAAGGCCCTTGACGCAACCGAGGTTGCCGCTCTGGCAGCACTTGAATCGCGTGAGTTCCAGCTGGCACGTGTTGCCGGTGTGCTGCTGGCTCCGGCTTCCGCCGCTGTCCGCACCATCGAAGCACTGCGCGCAAAGCTCGAAGAAGCAAACGGTGGCGCTGCTGAAGCACCTGCCGAGGCCGAGGCACCCGCTGCCGAAGCCGCCACCGAAGAAGCCTAA
- the rplA gene encoding 50S ribosomal protein L1, producing MAKRSKAFVAAAAKIEEDKFYAPAEAVALAKEIAFSKADETVEVAFRLGVDPRKADQMVRGTVILPHGTGKTARVLVFANGDKAEAAIAAGADFVGSDDLIAKIAGGWTDFDAAVATPDLMGKVGRLGKVLGPRNLMPNPKTGTVTMDVAKAVNEIKGGKIDFRVDKHSNLHFIIGKVSFDAQKLAENYAAALDEVLRLKPSSSKGRYITKATVATSFGPGVPVDANVTRVLSEA from the coding sequence ATGGCAAAGCGCAGTAAAGCATTCGTAGCCGCCGCGGCGAAGATCGAAGAAGACAAGTTCTACGCTCCGGCCGAGGCAGTTGCCCTCGCCAAGGAGATCGCCTTCTCGAAGGCCGACGAGACCGTTGAGGTTGCCTTCCGCTTGGGCGTTGACCCTCGCAAGGCAGACCAGATGGTTCGCGGCACCGTGATCCTTCCCCACGGCACCGGCAAGACCGCCCGCGTCCTCGTGTTCGCCAATGGCGACAAGGCAGAAGCTGCAATCGCAGCCGGCGCCGACTTCGTTGGCTCGGACGACCTGATCGCCAAGATCGCCGGCGGCTGGACCGACTTCGACGCAGCGGTTGCAACCCCTGACCTCATGGGTAAGGTTGGCCGTTTGGGTAAGGTTCTGGGTCCCCGTAACCTGATGCCGAACCCGAAGACCGGTACCGTGACCATGGATGTCGCCAAGGCCGTCAACGAGATCAAGGGTGGCAAGATCGACTTCCGCGTCGACAAGCACTCGAACCTGCACTTCATCATCGGCAAGGTTTCCTTCGATGCGCAGAAGCTTGCAGAGAACTACGCAGCAGCACTGGACGAGGTTCTTCGTTTGAAGCCTTCCTCCTCCAAGGGCCGCTACATCACCAAGGCCACCGTGGCCACCTCCTTCGGCCCGGGCGTCCCGGTCGATGCGAACGTGACCCGCGTGCTTTCCGAGGCCTAA
- the rplK gene encoding 50S ribosomal protein L11, which translates to MAPKKKVTGLIKLQIQAGAANPAPPIGPALGQHGVNIMEFCKAYNAATESQRGNVVPVEITVYEDRSFTFITKTPPAAELIKKAAGVPKGSATPHTVKVAKLTQAQVEEIATVKMEDLNANDIKAAALIIAGTARSMGITVEG; encoded by the coding sequence ATGGCCCCCAAGAAAAAGGTCACCGGACTCATCAAGCTGCAGATCCAGGCAGGCGCCGCCAACCCGGCACCTCCGATCGGCCCGGCGCTTGGTCAGCACGGCGTCAACATCATGGAATTCTGCAAGGCGTACAACGCCGCCACCGAGTCGCAGCGCGGCAACGTGGTTCCGGTTGAAATTACTGTCTACGAAGACCGTTCCTTCACCTTCATCACCAAGACCCCGCCGGCAGCAGAGCTCATCAAGAAGGCTGCAGGCGTGCCCAAGGGTTCCGCTACCCCGCACACCGTCAAGGTTGCCAAGCTGACCCAGGCACAGGTTGAAGAGATCGCCACCGTGAAGATGGAAGACCTCAACGCCAACGACATCAAGGCTGCTGCCTTGATCATCGCCGGCACCGCCCGCTCCATGGGCATCACCGTAGAAGGCTAA
- the nusG gene encoding transcription termination/antitermination protein NusG, with amino-acid sequence MSEQELEPQATEVIEGQAVEADTDQVSADSVVSEDAEQAPEVSEDAVEATEDAEQDSAAEETPAVDPIEEFRTKLRRQPGDWYVIHSYAGYENRVKVNLETRIQTLGMEEFIYEIQVPMEEVVEIKNTTRKIVRRVRIPGYVLVRMELTDASWGAVRHTPGVTGFVGNAHDPVPLRLEEVFSMLEHTIVTEEEGEHSKPGRAPITEVHVDFEVGESVIVNDGPFETLPATISEIKLDSSTLVVLVSIFERETPVTLSFSQVTKIQ; translated from the coding sequence GTGTCCGAGCAGGAACTCGAACCGCAGGCCACCGAAGTCATCGAAGGCCAGGCAGTAGAGGCTGATACCGATCAGGTGTCGGCCGATTCCGTCGTTTCCGAGGACGCCGAGCAGGCTCCCGAGGTTTCCGAGGACGCCGTCGAGGCAACCGAGGATGCCGAGCAGGATTCCGCAGCCGAGGAAACCCCGGCCGTGGATCCCATTGAAGAATTCCGCACCAAGCTTCGCCGCCAGCCCGGCGACTGGTACGTCATCCACTCGTACGCCGGTTACGAAAACCGCGTCAAGGTGAACCTCGAGACCCGTATCCAGACCCTGGGCATGGAGGAATTCATTTATGAAATCCAGGTCCCGATGGAAGAGGTCGTGGAGATCAAGAACACCACGCGCAAAATTGTGCGTCGCGTTCGGATTCCCGGCTACGTCTTGGTCCGCATGGAACTGACTGACGCTTCCTGGGGTGCGGTTCGCCACACTCCCGGCGTCACCGGCTTCGTCGGCAACGCCCACGATCCAGTGCCGCTGCGTCTCGAGGAAGTCTTCTCGATGCTCGAGCACACGATCGTCACCGAAGAAGAGGGCGAGCACAGCAAGCCCGGCCGCGCCCCGATCACCGAGGTCCACGTTGACTTCGAGGTCGGCGAATCGGTCATCGTCAACGACGGCCCGTTCGAGACGTTGCCGGCAACGATCAGCGAGATCAAGCTGGATTCCTCCACCTTGGTCGTCCTGGTTTCGATCTTCGAGCGCGAGACCCCGGTGACCCTGTCGTTCAGCCAGGTCACCAAGATCCAGTAA
- the secE gene encoding preprotein translocase subunit SecE: MTETTANDSHGAGHNKKPSKAGFFAGLALFFRQMISELKKVVTPTRSELVNYTLVVIGFVVFMMLIISALDFVFGNGSILIFTNSPEQ; this comes from the coding sequence GTGACCGAAACGACTGCAAACGATTCGCACGGCGCTGGGCACAATAAGAAGCCGTCGAAGGCCGGTTTCTTCGCGGGATTGGCCCTCTTCTTCCGTCAGATGATTTCCGAACTGAAGAAGGTCGTCACCCCGACCCGCAGCGAGCTGGTCAACTACACCTTGGTAGTCATCGGCTTTGTGGTGTTCATGATGCTGATCATTTCCGCTCTGGACTTCGTCTTCGGCAATGGATCAATTCTTATCTTCACCAATTCGCCCGAACAGTAA
- a CDS encoding pyridoxal phosphate-dependent aminotransferase, whose translation MARISRRIGSIAESATLAVDGKAKALKAAGRPVIGFGAGEPDFPTPDYIVEAAVAAARNPKYHRYSPAAGLPELRTAIAEKTMRDSGYSLDAAQVMVTNGGKQAVYNAFATLLDPGDEVIVPAPYWTTYPEAIRLAGGVPVEVFAGPEQGYKVTIDQLEAALTEKTKVLLFVSPSNPTGAVYSPEQVAEIGRWAASKDLWVITDEIYEHLTYDDAVFTSIATAAPELGDKVIILNGVAKTYAMTGWRVGWMAGPLDVIKAATNLQSHATSNVSNVSQIAALAAVSGPLDAVAEMRTAFDRRRKAMVAALNAIDGVNCPVPEGAFYAYSDVRGLLGREIRGVVPNTSAELAALILEQVEVAVVPGEAFGPSGYIRMSYALGDEDLAEGVGRLATLLGEAK comes from the coding sequence ATGGCACGCATTTCCCGACGTATCGGGTCCATCGCAGAATCCGCCACTCTGGCCGTAGACGGCAAGGCCAAGGCCCTGAAGGCGGCGGGGCGTCCCGTCATCGGCTTTGGCGCCGGCGAGCCGGACTTCCCCACCCCCGACTACATCGTTGAGGCTGCGGTTGCCGCTGCCCGCAACCCCAAGTACCACCGCTACTCCCCCGCGGCCGGCTTGCCGGAGCTGCGCACGGCCATCGCCGAGAAGACCATGCGCGATTCGGGCTACAGCCTCGACGCCGCCCAGGTCATGGTCACCAACGGCGGCAAGCAAGCCGTCTACAACGCGTTTGCCACCCTGCTGGATCCGGGAGACGAAGTCATCGTCCCGGCCCCGTACTGGACCACCTACCCGGAGGCCATCCGGCTGGCCGGCGGCGTGCCGGTGGAGGTCTTTGCCGGCCCCGAGCAGGGCTACAAGGTCACCATCGACCAGCTTGAGGCAGCGCTCACCGAAAAGACCAAGGTGCTGCTCTTCGTCTCCCCGTCGAACCCGACCGGTGCCGTGTACTCCCCCGAACAGGTTGCCGAGATCGGTCGCTGGGCCGCGTCGAAGGACCTCTGGGTCATCACCGACGAGATCTACGAACACCTCACCTACGATGACGCGGTCTTCACCTCGATCGCCACCGCCGCCCCGGAACTCGGTGACAAGGTCATCATCCTCAACGGCGTCGCCAAGACCTACGCCATGACCGGCTGGCGCGTGGGATGGATGGCCGGCCCGCTGGACGTCATCAAGGCAGCCACCAACCTGCAGTCGCACGCGACCTCCAATGTCTCGAACGTCTCGCAGATCGCCGCCCTGGCAGCGGTCTCCGGCCCACTGGACGCGGTGGCCGAAATGCGCACCGCCTTCGACCGCCGCCGCAAGGCCATGGTCGCGGCCCTCAACGCCATCGACGGCGTGAACTGCCCCGTCCCCGAGGGCGCGTTCTACGCTTACTCGGATGTGCGCGGGCTGCTGGGCCGCGAAATCCGCGGTGTCGTGCCCAACACCAGTGCCGAGCTTGCTGCGCTGATCCTGGAACAGGTGGAAGTGGCGGTGGTTCCGGGCGAGGCGTTCGGCCCCTCGGGCTACATCCGCATGTCCTACGCGCTGGGCGATGAAGACCTGGCCGAGGGCGTGGGCCGCCTGGCCACCCTGCTCGGCGAGGCCAAGTAG
- a CDS encoding LuxR C-terminal-related transcriptional regulator — translation MTEPTTQTARTPVSVVVVDDHGIFRSGLKADLDARLRVVGEAATVEDAIAVVHREMPAVVLLDVHLPGGRGGGGAEVLAGCVDVFPHVKFLALSVSDSAEDVVTVIRAGARGYVTKSISGAEISDAVLRVAGGDAVFSPRLAGFVLDAFGTQAAISADEELDLLSARELEVMRLIARGYSYKEVAKDLFISVKTVETHVSSVLRKLQLSNRHELTRWAVDRRIL, via the coding sequence ATGACTGAACCGACCACCCAGACCGCACGCACGCCGGTGAGCGTGGTGGTGGTCGATGACCACGGGATCTTCCGTTCCGGGCTCAAGGCGGACCTGGACGCCCGCCTGAGGGTGGTCGGGGAGGCAGCCACGGTGGAGGACGCCATCGCCGTGGTGCATCGGGAAATGCCGGCCGTCGTGCTGCTCGACGTGCACCTGCCCGGCGGGCGCGGGGGCGGCGGCGCGGAGGTGCTGGCCGGCTGCGTGGACGTCTTCCCGCACGTGAAGTTCCTGGCCCTGAGCGTCTCGGACTCCGCGGAAGACGTGGTCACGGTGATCCGTGCCGGGGCACGCGGCTACGTCACCAAGTCGATCTCCGGGGCCGAGATCTCCGATGCCGTGCTGCGCGTTGCCGGCGGGGACGCCGTCTTTTCCCCGCGGCTTGCAGGGTTCGTGCTCGATGCCTTCGGCACCCAGGCCGCGATCAGCGCCGACGAGGAGCTGGACCTGCTCAGCGCCCGCGAACTGGAGGTCATGCGCCTGATCGCGCGCGGCTACAGCTACAAGGAGGTCGCCAAGGACCTGTTCATCTCGGTCAAGACCGTGGAAACCCACGTCTCCTCGGTGCTGCGCAAGCTCCAGCTCTCCAACCGTCACGAACTCACCCGCTGGGCCGTGGACCGCCGGATCCTCTAG
- a CDS encoding PspC domain-containing protein, which produces MSQTPLRPALLRGETRIIAGVCSGVAAHLGLKASWVRIGFVLAAMLAGAGIVLYAWLWIFVPSARDAQRDAARGTGTRRFSLAEVLTDTGAAETADPLGAARQASLRQVLIGIALLVVAALGVAQFLGVSIRWDLLWPVLVVIAGAVLAWMQLDEGGRAGLRKSTGALGAAGLTRLLVGVGLVVAGVLLLFSGAVGIGSLLSGLAVAVAVIAGLLLVLLPWGLRFWRDFVSERANRVRAAERADIAAHLHDSVLQTLALIQKRAEDPAKVLTLARAQERELRSWLYDEHERSEDGIAAAIRAAAGEIEELYLVSINMVDVGEHTGAPGHDALLQATREAMANAAKHAGGTISVYVEAGPKRIEVFVRDRGPGFDPATVSADRHGVRESIIGRMERNGGHADIKSNAGGTEVHLTMDAQDGEDND; this is translated from the coding sequence ATGAGCCAAACACCTCTCCGTCCCGCGCTGCTGCGCGGGGAGACCCGCATCATCGCAGGGGTGTGTTCCGGGGTTGCCGCCCACCTGGGCCTGAAGGCCTCCTGGGTGCGCATCGGCTTCGTGCTGGCAGCCATGCTCGCGGGCGCGGGAATCGTGCTCTACGCCTGGCTGTGGATCTTCGTGCCGAGCGCACGGGATGCGCAGCGCGATGCCGCCCGCGGCACCGGAACCCGGCGCTTTTCCCTGGCCGAGGTACTCACCGACACCGGCGCGGCGGAGACAGCGGACCCGCTGGGGGCCGCGCGCCAGGCCTCCCTGCGCCAGGTCCTCATCGGGATCGCGCTGCTGGTGGTGGCGGCGCTCGGAGTGGCCCAGTTCCTCGGTGTCTCGATCCGCTGGGACCTGCTCTGGCCGGTGCTGGTGGTCATCGCCGGCGCCGTGCTGGCCTGGATGCAGCTGGACGAGGGCGGGCGTGCCGGGTTGCGCAAGAGCACCGGGGCCCTGGGCGCGGCGGGGCTCACCCGGCTGCTGGTGGGCGTCGGGTTGGTGGTCGCCGGGGTGCTGTTGCTCTTCAGCGGGGCCGTCGGCATCGGTTCCCTGCTCTCCGGGCTCGCGGTGGCGGTTGCCGTCATCGCCGGCCTGTTGCTGGTGTTGCTGCCCTGGGGGCTGCGCTTCTGGCGCGACTTCGTCTCCGAGCGCGCCAACCGGGTGCGGGCGGCCGAACGCGCCGACATCGCCGCGCACCTGCACGACTCGGTGCTCCAGACCCTCGCCCTGATCCAGAAGCGCGCCGAGGACCCCGCGAAGGTGCTGACCCTGGCCCGCGCGCAGGAACGCGAACTGCGCTCCTGGCTCTACGACGAGCACGAACGCAGCGAGGACGGCATCGCCGCCGCGATCCGGGCCGCCGCCGGGGAAATCGAGGAACTCTACCTGGTGTCCATCAACATGGTCGACGTCGGGGAGCACACCGGGGCACCGGGGCACGATGCGCTGCTCCAGGCCACCCGGGAGGCCATGGCCAACGCAGCCAAGCATGCAGGGGGCACCATCTCCGTGTACGTGGAGGCGGGGCCGAAGCGCATCGAGGTGTTCGTGCGCGACCGCGGCCCGGGCTTCGACCCCGCCACGGTCTCGGCGGACAGGCACGGGGTGCGCGAATCGATCATCGGGCGCATGGAACGCAACGGCGGGCACGCAGACATCAAGAGCAATGCAGGGGGCACCGAGGTGCACCTGACCATGGACGCACAAGACGGAGAAGACAATGACTGA